Genomic window (Paenibacillus sp. PK3_47):
ACGTCCCAGGCCCGCTCTATTCCGACTCTGATAATCCCGATATTCAGTATGCTGGCCACATCAGCAAAGACTAATTTGATCCCTGCGTTAATATTACTGGCGGTCTCCTTCATATTGAATTTAAACACCCGCAGGTTATGTACTACAATATCCTTGCAGCAATAGACAGCGTACAGCAACGAAACCGACTTGCCGAAAAGATCTGCCATAATCAAATACTTATGGTCCTTAAATCCGAGGGATAAAGCGGCGACGATCACGATACAATACAGCAGGCGGTCCAGTATATTGGATTTTGCATGCTCTTGAAGCCGGTTGGTGGCCAGCATGGTGTAGTGCAGCATCGCTCTTACATTGGTAAGGAACATACAAGCGATCAAAGCAAACAGGATAAAGGTATGAACCTTTAGAAGCGTGGCCACCGCTATGGCTGAAGCAGACAGGAGAATCTGAAACCAGACCATCATATGAAATTGGGACAAAAACAAAGGTTTATCAAGATCCTTATAATTTTGCCCGCCATATCTCAGATAAATGCCGTCATTCCATCCTAAGTTAGCGAGAAATACGTAAGAGGAGTAAAAAATGTACAGCTGCAGATAACCATACTCCGCCACGCCCACCAGCTTTGGAATAATCAGTATAACCAGTGTCGAGATGAACAGCGAAATAAAATTGGAGCCTATCGTATAAGATGCATTTTTGATAATTCTAGTTGTCCTGTTATTCATTTTTCCCGACCCGTCTGTAAGCAGACTGAGTCAGCATCCGCTTGATTTTACTTTTGGCCCTGTTGAGGTTGTAGTAATACAAGTCGAACAGCATCAGTCTTTTATTATTGTACTTACTGAAATCTTCCTTGGTCATCACCGCAGTCTTTTTAACTTCAAAACCGTTAGGGGTAATGAAAAAGGAGGCTGCATCCAGTGCGTTACTATGTAATTTCATCTTCCTTTTTTGAAAATGGATATAAGCAAACGAATCATGCCGCAGGCTTTCATATCTGTCATCCAGATACTCCCGGAACACTTCCCCGTTCTCCCAATAAAATACCTGATGCTTGTGATTATGCAGTTCGGTCAGGGTCAGCTTGTTATACTTGTGGGAAATATCGGCAAAAATAATGTTGCTGTACTGCTTGATCTGCGCCAGATGGGCAATGACATCCATACCGCCATGTTCGTCAAAGAAACGGCACTCCGGATCTGCAAATACCTCCTTATAGTTTACGTGCCCGTTCTGGTACATAAACAGCTTGTTGACCGAGGGAGTGTTTCTATAGATGGTCAAATGTCCGCAGAACAGTATTTTATCGTGGGTATGCAGAATTTCATCCGTTATAAACTTGCGGATATCCCCAAAAATCAGGTCTATATCGCAATGCCCCCAATAGGAGTAACCCTTCAGCAGATCCTCAAAGACAAATCCGTATGTAGGCTTAAAATCACACAGCTTATACGCATCGCGGATAGCCACCGACATATCCAGCTTCTTGGAAATAATGTCCCGGAAGTCCTCGAGTCTGGTCTCAATAATTCTGACGTTGTCAGGCAATGCAACCGCAGGGGGCTTATCCACGAACAAAACCCAATCTATAGTGGGGTTATACTGGCATGATTTTAACCATAACGGAAAATGGTCGGGCAGCTGCCCAAAGTAAGGCGCAAATAACAAAATGCGGTTATTAAAGACGGTTAGCTCCTTAGTGTCTGTTTCCTTACTTATCATAACTCTCTCTCCCCAAGTGTTTAGTAAAAAATGTCCCCTCCAAATGTTGGCGCTTGCAACAAACCTGCGTATAGAGGGCTATAGACTTATACACATAAATCATTATCTTGAAAACAAGAAATGAAGTAGGATTATTTTACCATAAAAATAGTAAAAAGTATGGAGTTTTTTGTCTTAGCCGCAACGAAAAAAAAAGCTTCTCCATTGGAATACCCATCCAATAAAGAAGCATTTTCATTAATGCATTAATTGGGTCTGACAGCGGGCTGCAATTATCCGATTTTATTGTTACGGAGCACAACGAAGGCAAATTTGAACAGCGAAGCATACATTTTTTTATTCAGAAACAGCAGGCTGATACTTAATTTATTTTTAAAATTCAGCGTATTGTTCCGGAAAAAAGGATTGATATTATGCTTCAGAAATTCGACAAATTCCTCGCAGCGTTCATCATTGGCCTTGATTCCTTTTTTGATATAGTAGTTGTAATAGTTAAAGCCGTACTCCACCACATTATCAAGATATTGTCTGGAGATGTCCTGGTAAGACGGGTTCTTCCCGTTAGTCTTCAGGTCATTGTATCTGTCAATTACAGCACAATAGTAGTTATAAAAGCTGTTGTCGTCCCATACCTGCGTAATGCTGCCGCCCCGCTGCAGATAATGATATTTCGGATCCCATACCCGTACCGATTTGTTGGCATTTTTGAATAAGAAATACATCGCCCACAGATCCTCATAGGTTTTGCCGACCGGGAAACGGACATTCTCAAACAGCTCTCTTCTGAACAGCTTGTTCCACAGGTAGCTTTGAATCTCCACATCCTCAACGATCTTCTGCACACCCTCCACATTGCTGTACACAATTTCGCCTTCAAAATATTCGTACAGCGGTTCGGTGGAATCATCCTTAACTACGTAATGACCGCAAATCGCAATATCCGCATTGTGCTTCTCAATAAGCTTATGCAGGAGCTCGAACATGTCATTCTCCAGCCAGTCATCGCTGTCTGCAAAGCCGATATATTTGCCCCTGGCAATATCAAGTCCGCAGTTCCGGGCTTCGGATACTCCGCCGTTCTTTTTATGAATGACGCGCACCCTGCTGTCCTGGCTTGCATAATGATCGCAGATTTGCGGAGAATCGTCAGGCGAACCGTCATCAATCAAGATCAGCTCAAAATCCGTAAAAGTCTGCTGGAGTATCGATTCAATACATTTAGGCAAATAGTCAGCAACATCATAGACCGGAACAATAATACTGATTTGTGGCCCCATTCTAATACCCCCGCATTCTTGTAGTATTGCCGCCGAGCTTGGCGGATTTCATCCTTTTTTTACAGCTTATCCATGAATTTCTTATAAAAATGTTACTGTTAGTGTACCACATGATGTATGCAAATTGACGGATTCAGGCTATTTTAATACTGCAATGATTATCATAT
Coding sequences:
- a CDS encoding glycosyltransferase yields the protein MGPQISIIVPVYDVADYLPKCIESILQQTFTDFELILIDDGSPDDSPQICDHYASQDSRVRVIHKKNGGVSEARNCGLDIARGKYIGFADSDDWLENDMFELLHKLIEKHNADIAICGHYVVKDDSTEPLYEYFEGEIVYSNVEGVQKIVEDVEIQSYLWNKLFRRELFENVRFPVGKTYEDLWAMYFLFKNANKSVRVWDPKYHYLQRGGSITQVWDDNSFYNYYCAVIDRYNDLKTNGKNPSYQDISRQYLDNVVEYGFNYYNYYIKKGIKANDERCEEFVEFLKHNINPFFRNNTLNFKNKLSISLLFLNKKMYASLFKFAFVVLRNNKIG
- a CDS encoding DUF6625 family protein yields the protein MISKETDTKELTVFNNRILLFAPYFGQLPDHFPLWLKSCQYNPTIDWVLFVDKPPAVALPDNVRIIETRLEDFRDIISKKLDMSVAIRDAYKLCDFKPTYGFVFEDLLKGYSYWGHCDIDLIFGDIRKFITDEILHTHDKILFCGHLTIYRNTPSVNKLFMYQNGHVNYKEVFADPECRFFDEHGGMDVIAHLAQIKQYSNIIFADISHKYNKLTLTELHNHKHQVFYWENGEVFREYLDDRYESLRHDSFAYIHFQKRKMKLHSNALDAASFFITPNGFEVKKTAVMTKEDFSKYNNKRLMLFDLYYYNLNRAKSKIKRMLTQSAYRRVGKNE